One window of Peteryoungia desertarenae genomic DNA carries:
- a CDS encoding GH32 C-terminal domain-containing protein, which produces MDTRTYMEDNLKVIATELPVNAILHFWLKAISPDQPGSVSLRNSDGKFGEVQAVNAEEHSFRIYQIFGGGEVECVYDPAMTSLSVAYWFTPHDVLETGITVLHTNPANEAPDLPHGYHFRPPFGWMNDPNGFGRFGGRPHLFYQHYSHGRIWNNMHWGHAVSADYLRWRHLPVFLFPSEAVTVRPDMRGGAFSGSAIALPNGPGIRVFFTEKIAERTPEQEIQMTATSGDLFSAGAAEVLLGERPDGEGLTPDFRDPYVFRGPDGLWKMLLGSQSDQGGVILLYETEDGTAATGWRYCGKLFVETQYRTTALECPCLLPLDGDARNPATRWALIYGLMNGEDKDTGRRNLTMVDVGWFDGRHFAKEFGRELDFGTDNYAFQAFVDGDTPVGIGWIGNWADTGPAIDFPSAMSLPRTLKIEDGALLTPPIQAAESLRGRMLDRTRLAAGQSVALPHGAVEILFDLAEPGAHFRLELEHPETRLALVQTDEGIEILHDNGKPGPRYLGKGARGSRFRVFLDYGSIEVFVDHGRHAATKRISGFEPIRAVKLQTDAGMLQRATLWEMRL; this is translated from the coding sequence ATGGATACGCGAACCTACATGGAGGACAACCTGAAGGTCATCGCGACGGAACTGCCGGTGAATGCCATCCTGCATTTCTGGCTGAAGGCCATCAGCCCCGACCAGCCGGGCTCGGTGTCGCTCCGCAACAGTGACGGAAAGTTCGGCGAGGTGCAGGCGGTCAATGCCGAGGAGCATTCCTTTCGCATCTATCAGATATTCGGCGGTGGCGAGGTTGAATGCGTCTATGATCCCGCAATGACCTCGCTTTCGGTGGCCTATTGGTTCACGCCCCACGACGTGCTGGAAACAGGCATCACCGTCTTGCACACGAACCCGGCCAATGAGGCGCCGGACCTGCCACATGGCTATCATTTTCGTCCGCCTTTCGGCTGGATGAATGATCCGAACGGCTTTGGCCGCTTCGGCGGACGACCGCATCTTTTCTACCAGCACTATTCGCATGGCCGGATCTGGAACAACATGCATTGGGGCCATGCCGTTTCCGCCGATTACCTGCGCTGGCGCCATCTGCCGGTTTTTCTCTTCCCGTCGGAAGCCGTGACTGTCAGGCCCGATATGCGCGGAGGTGCTTTCTCGGGTTCGGCGATTGCTCTTCCGAATGGGCCCGGCATCCGCGTCTTCTTCACGGAAAAGATCGCCGAGCGTACGCCCGAGCAGGAAATCCAGATGACCGCCACCTCCGGCGATCTCTTCAGTGCCGGTGCGGCTGAGGTGCTGCTGGGGGAGAGACCTGACGGCGAGGGGCTGACCCCCGATTTTCGCGACCCCTATGTCTTCCGCGGACCCGACGGCCTGTGGAAGATGCTGCTTGGCAGCCAGAGCGACCAAGGCGGCGTTATACTGCTTTACGAGACCGAGGATGGCACGGCGGCCACGGGCTGGCGCTATTGCGGCAAGCTTTTTGTCGAGACGCAGTATCGCACCACTGCGCTGGAATGCCCCTGCCTCCTGCCGCTGGATGGCGATGCCCGCAACCCGGCCACCCGCTGGGCCCTGATCTATGGACTGATGAATGGCGAGGATAAAGACACCGGACGCCGCAACCTGACCATGGTCGATGTCGGCTGGTTCGATGGCCGCCACTTTGCCAAGGAATTCGGTCGCGAACTCGATTTCGGCACGGACAACTACGCCTTCCAGGCTTTCGTTGATGGCGACACACCGGTTGGCATCGGCTGGATCGGCAACTGGGCCGATACCGGGCCGGCGATCGATTTTCCAAGCGCCATGAGCCTGCCGCGCACCCTGAAGATCGAGGACGGAGCCCTGCTGACGCCACCCATCCAGGCCGCCGAAAGCCTGCGGGGGCGGATGCTTGATCGAACCCGTCTGGCTGCCGGCCAGTCGGTTGCCTTGCCTCACGGTGCCGTCGAAATCCTCTTCGACCTTGCAGAACCGGGCGCCCATTTCCGGCTGGAGCTGGAGCATCCGGAAACCCGTCTGGCGCTGGTCCAGACGGATGAAGGCATCGAGATCCTGCATGACAATGGCAAACCCGGTCCCCGCTATCTTGGCAAGGGCGCGCGCGGCAGTCGCTTCCGCGTCTTCCTCGACTATGGCTCGATCGAGGTCTTTGTCGACCATGGCCGCCATGCCGCCACCAAACGGATCAGTGGCTTTGAGCCCATTCGCGCCGTGAAGCTTCAGACCGATGCCGGCATGCTGCAGCGGGCGACCCTCTGGGAAATGCGGCTTTGA
- a CDS encoding pyruvate kinase — protein MNTQEIQSSSLRAASLLEEVLELREAVLSEAVVFEHRFAVDDRTPDQATRNLAHYLALRRKDLRILQRRLMALGLSSLGRLEGRVLPTLDAVAHALASLAGREAMVSCQSETAFFTGESELTKATTALMGEASPGRRTRVMVTLPGTAAENPELIRALAHAGMNIARINCAHDGPDAWRAMTAFVKEAAQETGREIRILMDIAGPKIRTGEISALKKKGKLQAGDRIRLIATGTPEANADLPFAAAVSLPEMVTRLAVGNRLRYDDGKLDAVVEAVSDGEAVIRVERVKAGGVKLKPEKGINLPDTALGLSPLTAKDELDLATVVECADMIGYSFVSRPDDIDLLDGVLARLGQGQKPIGLIAKIEQPAALANLPDLMVRARRRGPFGVMIARGDLAAEIGFERLAEMQEEILWLCEAASVPCVWATQVLEDMVKEGIPTRSEMTDAAMAARAECVMLNKGPAIVDAVSLLDRLLCRMDEHVFKKTPTLRALKSW, from the coding sequence ATGAATACCCAGGAAATCCAGTCCAGTAGCCTTCGGGCTGCAAGCCTGTTGGAAGAGGTGCTGGAACTGCGCGAAGCGGTGTTATCCGAAGCCGTCGTCTTCGAACATCGCTTCGCCGTCGACGACCGCACGCCCGATCAAGCGACACGAAATCTCGCCCATTATCTCGCGCTTCGCCGGAAGGATCTGCGGATTTTGCAGCGCCGGCTGATGGCGCTTGGCCTTTCCTCGCTCGGCCGATTGGAAGGCCGCGTCTTGCCGACGCTGGATGCAGTTGCCCATGCGCTGGCAAGCCTCGCCGGTCGCGAAGCCATGGTTAGCTGCCAGAGCGAGACAGCCTTTTTCACAGGCGAATCCGAACTGACAAAGGCCACAACCGCATTGATGGGCGAGGCGTCTCCTGGACGCCGGACGAGGGTCATGGTGACGCTTCCCGGAACGGCGGCTGAAAACCCGGAGCTGATCCGGGCTCTTGCCCATGCCGGCATGAACATTGCCCGCATCAACTGCGCCCATGATGGTCCGGATGCCTGGCGGGCCATGACCGCCTTCGTCAAGGAAGCAGCTCAGGAAACTGGCCGTGAAATCCGCATCCTGATGGATATCGCCGGTCCCAAGATCCGCACGGGCGAGATTTCTGCGCTGAAAAAGAAGGGCAAGCTGCAGGCCGGTGATCGGATCCGGCTGATTGCGACCGGAACCCCCGAGGCGAACGCAGATCTTCCGTTCGCCGCAGCCGTTTCGCTGCCCGAAATGGTCACGCGCCTCGCGGTCGGCAATCGGCTTCGTTATGATGACGGCAAGCTTGATGCGGTGGTGGAGGCCGTGAGCGACGGCGAAGCGGTGATCCGCGTCGAACGCGTGAAAGCCGGTGGCGTCAAGCTGAAGCCGGAAAAGGGCATCAATCTGCCCGACACGGCGCTTGGCCTTTCACCGCTGACGGCCAAGGACGAACTCGATCTTGCGACGGTGGTCGAATGCGCCGACATGATCGGCTATTCCTTCGTCAGCCGTCCGGACGATATCGACCTCTTGGATGGCGTGCTTGCCCGCCTCGGTCAGGGGCAAAAGCCGATAGGGCTGATCGCCAAGATCGAGCAGCCGGCAGCGCTTGCCAATCTGCCGGATCTGATGGTTCGTGCCCGGCGTCGCGGCCCGTTCGGCGTCATGATCGCGCGTGGCGATCTCGCCGCAGAAATCGGTTTCGAGCGGCTCGCCGAAATGCAGGAAGAGATCCTGTGGCTTTGCGAAGCCGCTTCAGTCCCCTGTGTCTGGGCGACCCAGGTGCTGGAAGACATGGTCAAGGAGGGCATCCCGACCCGTAGCGAGATGACCGATGCGGCCATGGCGGCACGGGCGGAATGCGTCATGCTCAACAAGGGGCCAGCGATCGTCGATGCGGTATCGCTGCTCGACAGACTTTTGTGCAGGATGGACGAACACGTCTTCAAGAAGACGCCGACGCTGCGTGCGTTGAAAAGCTGGTAA
- a CDS encoding hybrid sensor histidine kinase/response regulator, which yields MLPGWIIVVAALGYLLFLFAVASYGDRKSRIHGVPPGGRPMVYALSLAVYCTSWTYFGGVGLAADRGLEFLAIYIGPILMYTLGMPILRRVVELAKRERITSGADFVAARYGKNPIVGLMVTIIYLVGIVPYIALQLKAVSSSVAAVMDPTAYGIGTGNLYFIDLPLIVAFLLACFAVVFGTRHTDATEHQDGLILAIAMESVVKLLAFWTLGLFVLFVMFDGPADLWQQASESPMVMEALGHETPAGRWLLLIALSAFAIIMLPRQFHVTVVENRTERELKLAGILMPLYLIAINIFVLPAAVAGLLTFNGTGDPDLYVLSISLHEGASFVSLFTFIGGFSAATAMVIVASVALGIMVSNDMVLPIFLRQKLLGTPSQRADFAKTLLHIRRTAIFGVMLLGYVYFRTADGSTGLASIGLLSFSAIAQIAPAMFGGLLWRRANARGAIAGLASGFFVWAYLQFLPSLGTTDHSWIASAVLGFLFPGFSMFSGEAVDNFVNVTIFSLMVNTLAFIIGSLSRNPRPVERIQSSVFIKRQSRSNIADRGWKTSVTVGELKSAISRYLGTERMQRSFRSYEMKVGKKLDDNSLADMAFIHFSEQLLGSAIGSSSARLVLSLILQKAEDSSADTVWLLDQASEALQYNQDMLQTALSQMDQGIAVFDASDRLTIWNRRFRNLLDLPEHVGQVGFPLSDIIAILARRGDVRNDDEEALAKIFHQFDHPFQMVLGAGQRILEVRCNLMPDQGLVATFTDITAQVAADQALKQANETLEQRVSERTAELTRVNHALAEARASADEANLSKTRFFAAAGHDILQPLNAARLYSSSLVERLGASENSALVRNIDSALESVEIILGAVLDISRLDTGAMKPRFAAVPLQGLFERIETDFQPVAREKDLELVIMPTSLSVRSDPNLLRRLVQNLVSNAIKYTPAGRVIIGARRQGSDVVIQVTDSGIGIPASKFKTVFKEFARLEEGMRTASGLGLGLSIVDRISRVLNHRVEISSRPGKGTTFKVVMPLDLSKPATRKGNTVTSIDRNAIPLQGFRVLCIDNEPKILEGMQLLISGWGCEVTCVGSIAEMDQLIAEKKDPPDLAIVDYHLGDGSGIGAVLRLRAVYGAEIPALLITADRTADVRAEAERQNIALQNKPVKPAAMRAFITQVSSRKQAAE from the coding sequence GTGCTCCCGGGATGGATCATCGTTGTCGCAGCCTTGGGCTATCTGTTGTTTCTGTTTGCCGTTGCGAGCTACGGTGACCGGAAATCGCGCATCCATGGCGTTCCGCCAGGTGGCAGGCCAATGGTCTATGCCCTCAGCCTTGCGGTCTATTGTACGTCCTGGACTTATTTCGGTGGTGTCGGCCTCGCCGCTGATAGAGGGCTTGAATTTCTCGCGATCTATATCGGTCCAATCCTGATGTATACGCTTGGCATGCCCATCCTTCGGCGTGTCGTGGAGCTGGCCAAGCGTGAGCGCATCACCTCCGGTGCAGACTTCGTTGCCGCACGTTACGGGAAAAATCCGATCGTCGGCCTGATGGTGACGATCATCTATCTCGTGGGTATCGTTCCCTACATCGCGCTTCAGCTGAAGGCCGTTTCCAGCTCGGTTGCGGCGGTCATGGACCCGACGGCCTATGGCATTGGCACAGGCAATCTCTATTTCATCGACCTGCCGCTGATCGTTGCCTTCCTGCTTGCCTGTTTTGCCGTCGTTTTCGGTACCCGACATACCGATGCCACCGAGCACCAGGATGGCCTCATCCTCGCCATTGCGATGGAATCAGTGGTCAAGCTCCTGGCGTTCTGGACACTTGGTCTCTTCGTGCTTTTCGTCATGTTCGATGGTCCTGCCGATCTTTGGCAGCAAGCCAGCGAGAGCCCCATGGTCATGGAGGCGCTTGGCCATGAGACGCCTGCCGGTCGATGGCTGCTGCTGATTGCGCTCTCGGCTTTTGCGATCATCATGCTGCCACGGCAGTTCCATGTGACGGTCGTCGAGAACCGAACCGAGCGGGAACTGAAACTTGCCGGCATTCTCATGCCGCTTTACCTGATCGCGATCAACATCTTTGTCCTGCCCGCTGCTGTTGCCGGGTTGCTGACATTCAACGGGACGGGCGACCCGGACCTCTATGTCCTGTCGATTTCGCTGCATGAGGGCGCGAGCTTCGTTTCGCTGTTTACCTTTATCGGCGGGTTCTCGGCTGCGACCGCAATGGTCATTGTTGCCTCCGTGGCTCTCGGCATCATGGTGTCGAACGACATGGTCCTGCCGATCTTTCTCAGGCAGAAGCTGCTTGGCACACCCAGCCAGCGAGCAGATTTTGCGAAGACCCTCCTGCATATCCGCCGAACCGCGATCTTCGGCGTCATGTTGCTCGGCTATGTCTATTTCCGCACCGCCGACGGCTCGACCGGGCTCGCCAGTATCGGCCTTCTGTCCTTTTCAGCCATTGCCCAGATTGCGCCGGCCATGTTCGGCGGTCTTTTGTGGCGGCGGGCAAACGCGCGCGGCGCGATCGCCGGCCTTGCTTCCGGCTTCTTCGTCTGGGCCTATCTGCAGTTCCTGCCAAGCCTTGGCACCACGGACCATTCCTGGATTGCTTCTGCCGTTCTCGGCTTTCTATTCCCCGGCTTTTCGATGTTTTCGGGCGAGGCGGTCGACAATTTTGTCAATGTCACGATCTTCAGCCTGATGGTCAACACGCTCGCCTTCATCATCGGCTCACTCAGCCGCAATCCAAGGCCGGTCGAGCGTATCCAGTCCAGCGTCTTCATCAAGCGCCAGTCGCGCAGCAATATTGCCGATCGCGGCTGGAAGACCAGCGTCACCGTTGGCGAATTGAAAAGCGCGATCTCCCGCTATCTCGGCACGGAGCGGATGCAGCGCTCCTTCCGTTCCTATGAAATGAAGGTGGGCAAGAAGCTGGACGACAACAGTCTCGCGGACATGGCCTTCATCCATTTCTCCGAGCAGCTTCTCGGCAGTGCCATTGGCTCATCGTCCGCGCGCCTCGTCCTGTCTCTCATCCTGCAGAAGGCAGAGGACAGTTCGGCCGATACGGTCTGGCTCCTCGACCAGGCATCCGAAGCGCTACAATACAATCAGGACATGCTGCAGACTGCGCTCTCGCAGATGGATCAGGGGATTGCCGTTTTCGACGCCTCTGACCGCCTGACAATCTGGAACCGGCGGTTCCGCAATCTCCTCGATCTTCCCGAGCATGTCGGCCAGGTCGGCTTCCCGCTCTCGGACATTATTGCGATCCTTGCCCGCCGCGGTGACGTGCGCAATGACGACGAAGAGGCGCTGGCGAAGATCTTCCACCAGTTCGACCATCCCTTCCAGATGGTGCTTGGCGCCGGTCAGCGCATTCTCGAAGTGCGCTGCAACCTGATGCCGGACCAGGGTCTTGTCGCGACCTTCACCGATATCACTGCGCAGGTTGCTGCCGACCAGGCATTGAAACAGGCGAATGAGACGCTGGAGCAGCGGGTCAGCGAGCGCACGGCGGAACTGACCCGGGTGAACCATGCTCTGGCTGAGGCCCGGGCATCGGCCGACGAAGCCAACCTTTCCAAGACACGCTTCTTCGCCGCCGCCGGACACGACATTCTCCAGCCACTGAACGCCGCCCGTCTTTATTCATCGTCGCTGGTGGAGCGCCTCGGCGCCTCGGAAAACAGTGCTCTGGTCCGCAATATCGATTCCGCGCTTGAATCGGTTGAGATCATCCTGGGCGCGGTTCTTGATATCTCAAGGCTTGATACGGGGGCGATGAAACCGAGATTTGCGGCTGTTCCCTTGCAAGGCCTCTTTGAACGCATCGAAACGGACTTCCAACCCGTCGCGCGGGAAAAGGATCTCGAACTCGTCATCATGCCGACATCCCTGTCGGTGCGCTCGGATCCCAATCTCCTGCGCCGCCTTGTCCAGAACCTCGTGTCGAATGCGATCAAATACACGCCCGCTGGTCGCGTCATCATCGGCGCCAGACGACAGGGCAGCGATGTCGTTATCCAGGTCACGGATTCCGGCATCGGCATTCCAGCATCGAAATTCAAGACCGTGTTCAAGGAGTTCGCCCGGCTAGAAGAGGGAATGCGCACCGCGTCCGGGCTCGGTCTGGGTCTTTCAATCGTTGACCGCATTTCCCGCGTGCTGAACCACCGGGTGGAGATTTCCTCAAGGCCCGGCAAGGGCACCACCTTCAAGGTCGTGATGCCGCTGGACCTGTCCAAGCCTGCAACGCGCAAGGGCAATACCGTCACATCGATTGATCGTAACGCGATCCCGCTCCAGGGCTTCCGTGTGCTCTGCATCGACAACGAGCCGAAGATCCTGGAAGGCATGCAGCTTCTGATTTCCGGCTGGGGCTGCGAGGTAACCTGTGTCGGTTCGATTGCGGAAATGGACCAGTTGATCGCCGAGAAGAAAGACCCACCGGATCTCGCCATCGTGGATTATCATCTCGGTGACGGAAGCGGGATAGGCGCTGTCCTAAGGCTGAGAGCCGTCTATGGCGCGGAGATCCCTGCCCTGCTGATCACGGCGGACCGGACCGCTGATGTCCGGGCCGAGGCAGAGCGGCAGAACATTGCGTTGCAGAACAAGCCGGTCAAACCCGCCGCCATGCGGGCCTTCATCACCCAGGTATCCTCGCGCAAGCAGGCAGCAGAGTAG
- the mscL gene encoding large conductance mechanosensitive channel protein MscL, whose translation MLNEFKTFIARGNVMDLAVGVIIGGAFGLIVNSLVEDIVMPIVGVIFGGFDFSNYFLPLNINVTATTLAAAREQGAVFAYGNFITVIINFLILAWIIFLMVKGVNKLRASLEKKEKEEAAAAPPPADIALLTEIRDLLKKG comes from the coding sequence ATGCTGAACGAATTCAAGACTTTCATCGCACGCGGCAATGTGATGGACCTCGCCGTCGGCGTCATCATCGGCGGCGCCTTCGGACTGATCGTCAACTCGCTGGTCGAAGACATCGTCATGCCGATTGTCGGCGTGATCTTCGGCGGTTTTGACTTTTCCAACTATTTCCTGCCCCTGAACATCAATGTCACGGCGACGACATTGGCCGCTGCCCGTGAGCAGGGTGCCGTTTTCGCCTATGGCAATTTCATAACCGTCATCATCAACTTCCTGATCCTCGCCTGGATCATCTTCCTGATGGTCAAGGGCGTGAACAAGCTTCGCGCCTCCCTCGAGAAAAAGGAGAAGGAAGAAGCGGCAGCCGCTCCACCGCCGGCCGACATCGCGCTCCTGACGGAAATCCGCGACCTTCTGAAAAAGGGCTGA
- a CDS encoding pyridoxal phosphate-dependent aminotransferase: MSFVYSLSPRALAAPESGIVEIINYARGRDGLLPLWAGEGDLPTPDFINRAASEALLGGETFYTWQRGVPELRQALSAYYQRHFAVDLPMEHFYVTGSGMQAIALAVQALTSPGDEMIYLSPCWPNIVSAIDLAGAKSVGLPLTFADGGWSLDFEALEARITPRTKALFINTPSNPTGWTATEEDLKTILTIARRHGLWILADEIYALYYFGEGERAPSFLDVMEEGDRVIFANSFSKNWSMTGWRVGWLVAPPEIGQVLENLIQYSTSGVAQFMQRGAVVALNEGDGFIAENIVRARASRDILCDALIATNRVETLKPEGALYAFLKIDGITDSRKAALDIVDKTGVGLAPGTAFSEGGAPFLRACFLRNPKHIEDAADRLSRYILAL; the protein is encoded by the coding sequence ATGTCCTTCGTCTATTCGCTGAGCCCCCGCGCCCTGGCCGCACCGGAAAGCGGCATTGTTGAAATCATCAATTATGCCCGTGGGCGCGATGGGCTCCTGCCGCTTTGGGCAGGTGAAGGCGATCTGCCGACACCCGATTTCATCAACAGAGCCGCGAGCGAGGCTCTTCTCGGCGGCGAGACCTTCTATACCTGGCAGCGTGGCGTGCCCGAACTGCGTCAGGCCCTGTCGGCCTATTATCAGCGGCACTTCGCGGTAGACCTGCCGATGGAGCATTTCTACGTGACAGGCTCCGGCATGCAGGCGATTGCACTTGCCGTCCAGGCGCTGACCTCGCCGGGCGACGAAATGATCTATCTCTCGCCCTGCTGGCCGAACATTGTCTCGGCTATCGACCTGGCAGGCGCGAAGTCAGTCGGTCTGCCATTGACCTTTGCCGATGGCGGCTGGTCGCTTGATTTCGAGGCGCTGGAAGCCCGGATCACGCCAAGGACAAAAGCGCTCTTTATCAATACACCCTCCAACCCGACTGGCTGGACGGCGACGGAGGAGGACCTGAAGACGATCCTCACCATCGCCCGTCGTCACGGGCTTTGGATCCTCGCCGACGAGATCTATGCGCTTTATTACTTCGGTGAGGGCGAGCGCGCTCCCTCCTTCCTGGATGTGATGGAAGAGGGTGACCGGGTCATCTTTGCCAATTCCTTCTCCAAAAACTGGTCGATGACCGGCTGGCGGGTCGGCTGGCTGGTGGCTCCGCCCGAGATCGGCCAAGTTCTCGAAAACCTGATCCAGTATTCCACCTCGGGTGTTGCCCAGTTCATGCAGCGCGGTGCTGTCGTGGCGCTGAATGAGGGGGATGGCTTTATTGCCGAGAACATCGTCCGCGCCAGGGCCTCGCGTGACATCCTCTGTGATGCGCTGATTGCTACCAACCGCGTCGAGACCCTGAAGCCCGAGGGTGCGCTTTACGCCTTCCTCAAGATCGACGGCATTACGGACAGCCGCAAGGCCGCGCTCGATATCGTCGACAAGACCGGCGTTGGTCTGGCTCCCGGAACAGCCTTCAGCGAGGGCGGAGCGCCATTTCTGCGCGCCTGCTTCCTGCGCAATCCAAAGCACATCGAAGATGCCGCCGATCGCTTGAGCCGGTACATTCTCGCACTGTGA
- the galE gene encoding UDP-glucose 4-epimerase GalE, with product MAILVTGGAGYIGSHMVWALLDAGEDVVVVDRLSTGFRWAVAPKARFYLGDIGDKDLLSQIFVENSIEAIVHFAGSIVVPDSVSAPLEYYENNTCNTRRLIAAAVEAGIDKIIFSSTAAVYGTPDVALPVTEDTPLRPENPYGQSKLMSEVMLRDASAAHDLRHVVLRYFNVAGADIAGRAGQSSLGATHLLKVACEAALGKRKTLSVWGTDYDTHDGTGVRDYIHVNDLVDAHLAALTYLREGGPSMTANCGYGVGYSVLDVLRAVRQACGHPFAIEYGPRRPGDAAYIVADSSRARALLGWKPRYNDLRLIVESALDWERRLKEVATPDLEGLRQRLASGF from the coding sequence ATGGCGATCTTGGTAACAGGCGGTGCAGGTTACATCGGCAGCCATATGGTCTGGGCGCTGCTGGATGCCGGTGAAGATGTCGTTGTTGTCGACCGGCTGTCGACGGGCTTCCGCTGGGCGGTGGCACCCAAGGCCCGTTTCTATCTCGGGGACATTGGCGACAAGGATCTGTTGAGCCAGATCTTTGTCGAGAACAGCATCGAGGCGATCGTCCATTTTGCGGGCTCGATTGTCGTGCCGGACTCCGTCAGCGCGCCGCTCGAATATTATGAGAACAACACCTGTAACACCCGCCGTCTGATTGCCGCAGCCGTTGAGGCCGGGATCGACAAGATCATATTCTCCTCCACTGCAGCCGTCTACGGGACGCCGGATGTCGCGCTGCCGGTTACCGAGGATACGCCGCTGCGACCGGAAAACCCCTATGGCCAGTCGAAACTGATGAGCGAGGTGATGCTGCGCGATGCCTCTGCAGCCCATGATCTCCGACACGTCGTTTTGCGCTATTTCAACGTGGCCGGCGCCGATATTGCCGGCCGAGCCGGCCAGTCGTCGCTCGGCGCGACGCATCTCCTGAAGGTCGCCTGCGAGGCAGCCCTTGGAAAGCGCAAGACACTATCCGTCTGGGGCACGGACTATGACACCCATGATGGCACCGGCGTGCGCGACTATATCCATGTGAACGATCTGGTGGACGCCCATCTGGCTGCCCTGACCTATCTGCGCGAGGGCGGCCCATCAATGACGGCCAATTGCGGCTATGGCGTCGGTTATTCGGTGCTCGACGTGTTGCGCGCCGTTCGCCAGGCCTGCGGCCATCCCTTTGCCATCGAATATGGCCCGCGCCGTCCCGGCGACGCTGCCTATATCGTGGCGGATTCCAGCCGGGCACGCGCCTTGCTGGGCTGGAAACCACGCTACAACGACCTGCGGCTGATCGTGGAATCGGCTCTCGACTGGGAGCGCCGACTGAAGGAAGTGGCAACGCCCGATCTCGAAGGTCTGCGCCAGCGTCTGGCCAGCGGCTTCTGA
- a CDS encoding TIGR01244 family sulfur transferase, with the protein MRTRPLTARYHVTGQLQPKDMQAAAAEGYQVVLCMRPDGEGWGQPKFAAIAEAAKASGIEAHYLPVGGNAVPMEQAAKLKAILRETEGKVLAYCASGARSSGLYQMAQSMPG; encoded by the coding sequence ATGCGCACCCGCCCACTTACAGCCCGCTATCACGTTACAGGACAGTTGCAACCAAAGGACATGCAGGCGGCGGCAGCCGAAGGCTATCAGGTCGTCCTGTGCATGCGGCCGGATGGCGAAGGCTGGGGCCAGCCGAAGTTTGCGGCCATTGCCGAGGCCGCAAAAGCTTCGGGGATAGAGGCACATTATCTGCCCGTCGGCGGCAATGCGGTGCCGATGGAGCAGGCGGCCAAGCTCAAGGCGATCCTGCGCGAAACGGAAGGCAAAGTGCTGGCCTATTGTGCTTCCGGTGCACGAAGCTCCGGGCTCTATCAGATGGCGCAGAGCATGCCGGGCTGA